The uncultured Roseibium sp. genome contains a region encoding:
- a CDS encoding TraR/DksA C4-type zinc finger protein, with translation MTDAEETARNRLLAMKQELEALSEMSEGARATVELDQQSVGRLSRMDALQGQAMAQASERQRRTDLVRIEAALKRLDDGDYGYCLECGEEIAAKRLEIDPAAALCITCAN, from the coding sequence ATGACCGACGCCGAAGAAACAGCCAGAAATCGCCTGCTGGCAATGAAACAGGAGCTCGAAGCGCTCAGCGAGATGTCGGAAGGCGCCCGGGCAACCGTCGAACTCGACCAGCAGTCGGTCGGCCGCCTGTCGCGAATGGATGCCCTGCAGGGACAGGCCATGGCGCAAGCCTCCGAACGCCAGCGAAGAACAGACCTGGTGCGGATAGAGGCGGCATTAAAGCGCCTGGATGACGGGGACTACGGCTACTGCCTTGAATGCGGGGAAGAAATCGCCGCCAAGCGGCTGGAAATCGATCCTGCGGCGGCCCTGTGCATCACCTGCGCCAATTGA
- a CDS encoding RsmB/NOP family class I SAM-dependent RNA methyltransferase: protein MKDGGRLSAAIEVLEEVETRHRPVQHALKDWGTAHRFAGSGDRTVIGNLVFDALRHKASLACRVGSDSPRLLALATYALTWQIGLERLETVLSEDQHAPEALSDAERTSLAGEPVQPVEGAAAADVPEWLWSRFRQVFGVNAIAEGQALAARAPIDLRVNTLRSEREKLLKRLAHVGAVACPLSPVGMRIAPKPGAARMPHVQAEEGYRKGWFELQDEASQLVSLLAGPEPGMQVLDYCAGGGGKTLALAARMENRGQIYAYDADRLRLAPIHERLQRAGARNVQVRDPKSAGLESLAGEMDLVFVDAPCTGTGVWRRRPDSKWRLSEKALTDRIEDQRKVLVNASQYVKPGGRIAYVTCSLLPEENADQITWFLSENAGFTPVSALETWRARLPGVAEPAYANDRGDILLTPATTQTDGFFLALMERTG from the coding sequence ATGAAGGATGGCGGACGCCTATCTGCGGCAATTGAGGTTCTCGAAGAGGTCGAGACCCGCCATCGCCCGGTTCAGCATGCCTTGAAGGACTGGGGGACCGCGCACCGGTTTGCCGGCTCCGGAGACCGGACGGTCATCGGCAACCTGGTTTTCGATGCCCTGCGCCATAAGGCGAGCCTTGCTTGCCGGGTTGGATCGGACAGTCCGCGTCTGTTGGCGCTGGCGACTTATGCGCTTACGTGGCAGATCGGCCTGGAAAGGCTGGAGACTGTCCTGTCCGAAGATCAGCATGCCCCGGAAGCCTTGAGCGATGCGGAACGGACAAGTCTCGCGGGCGAGCCGGTGCAGCCGGTGGAAGGCGCTGCGGCTGCCGATGTTCCCGAATGGCTCTGGTCTCGTTTCCGGCAGGTGTTCGGAGTGAACGCGATTGCCGAAGGCCAGGCGCTTGCCGCCCGGGCGCCGATCGACCTGCGGGTCAATACATTGAGATCGGAGCGGGAAAAGCTTCTCAAACGCCTTGCGCATGTAGGCGCCGTGGCCTGTCCGTTGTCGCCTGTCGGCATGCGGATCGCGCCGAAGCCGGGTGCTGCGCGCATGCCGCATGTGCAGGCGGAGGAAGGCTACCGCAAGGGCTGGTTCGAACTCCAGGATGAGGCGAGCCAACTGGTTTCGCTGCTGGCGGGGCCGGAGCCGGGAATGCAGGTGCTTGACTATTGCGCCGGCGGCGGCGGCAAGACGTTGGCGCTTGCGGCTCGGATGGAAAACCGCGGCCAGATCTACGCCTATGATGCGGACCGCTTGCGACTGGCACCGATCCATGAACGGTTGCAGAGGGCCGGCGCACGAAATGTCCAGGTTCGCGACCCCAAAAGCGCGGGGCTTGAGTCCCTCGCCGGCGAGATGGATCTTGTCTTCGTCGATGCGCCTTGCACCGGAACGGGTGTCTGGCGCAGGCGGCCGGACTCCAAGTGGCGCCTGTCAGAAAAGGCGCTGACGGATCGCATCGAGGATCAGCGTAAGGTTCTTGTCAACGCGTCTCAATACGTCAAGCCGGGCGGACGGATCGCATATGTGACCTGCTCGCTGTTGCCCGAGGAAAATGCCGACCAGATCACCTGGTTTCTATCGGAGAATGCAGGTTTCACTCCTGTCTCGGCTCTGGAGACATGGCGCGCGCGCCTGCCGGGTGTTGCCGAACCGGCTTATGCCAACGACCGGGGGGACATCCTGCTGACCCCGGCGACGACGCAAACCGATGGTTTCTTTTTGGCGCTGATGGAAAGAACGGGCTGA
- a CDS encoding efflux RND transporter permease subunit: MNIGRRPELGLTALFVRRPVFAFVINMLIVVAGLAAFFGVEIRELPDVDRPVITVRTTYPSAAAETVDRELTGVIEGAVSRVSGVKSISSTSSYGDSRVTVEFADDVNLDTAASDMRDALGRVANDIPEDADPSRIIKADANSSPVVRLGLTSDRTSVEDMTVLVEDEISDALAAVPGVADVQVYGDREKIFRIDIDQAKMASLNLTIADVAQALSSMAFDTPAGTLTSRDQDLIVRATASVNTPDAFERMIINRRARLGDFATVTLGPDLGQSQLRANGKSGIGMGIVRAAQSNTLEISEGVRAAAARIQENLPEGMTIEVTSDDATFINGSIHEVEIALIISVSVVLLIIYLFLWDWRATLIPGVSMPVALIGTLAAIYLAGFSVNILTLLALVLATGLVVDDAIVVLENIVRRRNEGIGPRAAAVLGTDEVFFAVIATTATLVAVFVPLSFLPGQTGGLFREFGFVLAIAVFLSSIVALSLCPMLASRILKSGTDHSGHRGLTGSLGRALSALYRRSLHACLDAPLVVVAVSILFAAAAGLMFPMLKSELTPPEDRSLAFLRISAPEGVSLDYLSNQIQTIEELLQPFRDAGEVDSTFSVGGWRGSSNQGFMVLRLAPWEERSRSQQQIVSDINALVRNVPGVRAFVFQPNSLGIRGAGSGLQFAIAGNNYAELGETAARVVAEMEKDPRFRQARLTSEATKPQLSVSIDRERASDLGIDINGLGTAMQAMLDGRKIGQVFIDDRAFDVKFVSTTNPINDPTDLENIFIKTGDGRFVPVSTIASLVEKAVPPSLSREQQMRAVGITSGLAPDFALGEAYKVAQEIAEPLLPPGSRIIPLAETATLGEQSSSMARTFGFAIVIILLVLAAQFESFISALIIMATVPLGLACAVFAMLLTGTTLNVYSQIGLVLLVGIMAKNGILIVEFANQLRDRGQGVREAIENASNVRLRPVMMTMICTIVGGVPLIMAAGAGAEARIALGWVIVGGLGLATLSTLFLTPVAYLLLGRFVTPRAEEEERLHKEIDAANSLDATPGE, from the coding sequence ATGAATATCGGTCGCAGACCCGAACTCGGATTGACCGCACTTTTTGTCCGGCGGCCGGTGTTCGCCTTCGTCATCAACATGCTGATCGTGGTGGCCGGCCTGGCCGCCTTTTTCGGCGTGGAAATCCGCGAATTGCCCGATGTGGACCGGCCGGTCATCACCGTCAGGACCACCTACCCGTCCGCGGCAGCCGAGACGGTTGACCGGGAGCTGACCGGCGTGATCGAAGGTGCCGTTTCCCGTGTCTCGGGCGTCAAGTCGATCTCGTCCACGTCCTCCTACGGCGATAGTCGGGTCACGGTCGAATTCGCCGATGACGTCAACCTGGACACGGCGGCCTCCGACATGCGCGATGCGCTGGGACGTGTCGCCAATGACATCCCGGAAGATGCCGATCCATCCCGGATCATCAAGGCCGATGCCAATTCCTCGCCCGTCGTGCGGCTCGGACTGACTTCGGACAGGACCTCTGTCGAGGACATGACAGTCCTTGTCGAGGATGAAATCTCCGATGCGCTTGCGGCCGTTCCCGGTGTTGCCGATGTTCAGGTTTATGGAGACCGCGAGAAGATTTTCCGCATCGACATCGACCAGGCCAAAATGGCGAGCCTCAATCTCACGATTGCCGACGTTGCCCAGGCGCTGTCCTCCATGGCCTTCGACACGCCGGCCGGCACTCTGACCAGCAGAGACCAGGATCTGATCGTCCGCGCGACCGCTTCGGTGAACACGCCGGATGCCTTTGAACGCATGATCATCAATCGCCGGGCCCGGCTCGGAGACTTCGCGACCGTAACGTTGGGGCCGGATCTCGGCCAGTCGCAACTCAGGGCGAACGGCAAGTCCGGGATCGGCATGGGCATCGTCCGTGCGGCCCAGTCAAACACGCTGGAAATCTCCGAAGGGGTTCGCGCAGCGGCAGCGCGTATCCAGGAAAACCTGCCCGAAGGCATGACGATCGAGGTCACCAGCGACGATGCGACCTTCATCAACGGTTCGATCCACGAAGTCGAAATCGCGCTCATCATCTCTGTCAGCGTCGTGTTGCTGATCATCTACCTGTTTCTGTGGGACTGGCGGGCCACCCTCATTCCCGGCGTGTCCATGCCGGTGGCCCTGATCGGGACGCTCGCGGCGATTTATCTCGCAGGCTTTTCAGTCAATATCCTGACCCTTCTTGCCCTGGTTCTGGCGACCGGCCTTGTCGTCGATGATGCGATCGTGGTTCTGGAAAACATCGTCCGACGGCGCAACGAAGGTATCGGCCCGCGGGCAGCCGCCGTGCTCGGCACCGACGAGGTCTTCTTTGCCGTGATCGCGACGACAGCGACCCTCGTTGCCGTTTTCGTGCCGCTTTCCTTCCTTCCCGGACAGACCGGCGGACTGTTCCGCGAATTCGGCTTCGTTCTGGCCATCGCCGTTTTCCTTTCGTCCATCGTGGCGCTGTCGCTGTGCCCGATGCTGGCATCGCGGATCCTCAAATCCGGGACCGATCACTCCGGGCATCGCGGGTTGACCGGCAGCCTCGGCCGCGCCCTTTCCGCACTTTACCGGCGCAGCCTGCACGCCTGCCTCGACGCTCCCCTGGTCGTGGTCGCGGTCTCGATCCTTTTTGCGGCAGCCGCAGGGCTGATGTTTCCCATGTTGAAATCGGAGCTGACCCCGCCGGAAGACCGGTCCCTGGCCTTCCTGCGGATTTCGGCGCCGGAAGGTGTCAGCCTCGACTATCTGTCTAACCAGATACAGACCATCGAAGAGCTTCTGCAGCCCTTCCGCGATGCGGGTGAAGTCGATAGCACCTTTTCCGTCGGCGGCTGGAGAGGGTCTTCCAATCAGGGGTTCATGGTGTTGCGCCTTGCGCCCTGGGAGGAGCGCAGCCGGTCGCAGCAGCAGATCGTCTCGGACATCAATGCCCTGGTGCGAAACGTGCCGGGTGTCCGCGCCTTCGTCTTCCAGCCCAACAGCCTCGGAATTCGGGGCGCCGGTTCCGGCCTTCAATTCGCGATCGCCGGAAACAATTACGCAGAACTGGGCGAAACGGCCGCTCGCGTCGTGGCCGAGATGGAAAAGGATCCCCGGTTCCGGCAGGCCAGGCTAACGAGCGAAGCCACCAAGCCGCAGCTTTCGGTCTCGATCGACCGCGAGCGCGCATCGGACCTCGGGATCGATATCAACGGCCTGGGAACGGCGATGCAAGCCATGCTTGACGGCCGCAAGATCGGCCAAGTGTTCATCGACGATCGGGCCTTCGACGTGAAATTCGTCTCCACGACGAATCCGATCAACGACCCGACCGATCTGGAAAACATCTTCATCAAGACCGGTGACGGGCGTTTCGTACCTGTCTCGACAATCGCAAGCCTGGTCGAAAAGGCCGTTCCGCCGTCTCTTTCCAGAGAACAGCAGATGCGCGCGGTGGGAATTACCTCCGGACTGGCGCCCGATTTTGCGCTCGGGGAAGCCTACAAGGTTGCTCAGGAGATCGCGGAACCGCTTCTGCCGCCCGGCTCCCGCATCATTCCGCTTGCCGAAACGGCAACGCTCGGCGAGCAATCGTCGAGCATGGCGCGAACCTTCGGCTTTGCGATCGTTATCATCCTGCTGGTGCTCGCAGCCCAGTTCGAGAGTTTCATCAGCGCCCTGATCATCATGGCAACCGTGCCGCTCGGCCTCGCCTGCGCGGTCTTCGCCATGCTTCTGACCGGCACAACGCTCAACGTCTACAGCCAGATCGGGCTCGTCCTGCTGGTGGGCATTATGGCCAAGAACGGCATTCTGATCGTGGAATTCGCAAACCAGTTGCGCGACCGGGGTCAGGGGGTCCGCGAAGCGATCGAGAATGCCTCCAATGTCCGGCTCAGGCCCGTTATGATGACCATGATCTGTACCATCGTCGGCGGCGTGCCGCTGATCATGGCGGCCGGTGCCGGAGCCGAAGCCCGCATCGCGCTCGGTTGGGTGATTGTCGGCGGCCTCGGCCTGGCGACGCTGTCGACCCTGTTCCTGACGCCGGTCGCCTATCTGCTGCTTGGGCGCTTCGTGACACCAAGGGCGGAAGAGGAAGAACGGCTGCACAAGGAAATCGACGCAGCCAATTCCCTGGACGCCACGCCGGGAGAATAA
- a CDS encoding efflux RND transporter periplasmic adaptor subunit yields the protein MAAWRQLALILIVCVVAAGLWARFYPGAGDQLDRWGGDWLPFETAKVTQAGAGGKRTGRGGPRGVVATAPVVELTINDRLSAIGTGRAARSVEVSPFSSGRLTDIPVRSGATVTKGQVLAKLDSDAEEIAAERAALAVRDAEARLDRMKALQRTNTVTAVQVTDAELVVDNARLQLREAKLALSRRAIEAPIAGIVGILPITAGNYVTTQTVIAMVDDRSEILVDFWIPERYASAVAVDMPLVATSVARPGETFEGKISAIDNHIDSTSRTLQVQATLPNVADRLRAGMSFLVEMRFPGDQYPAVSPLAVQWGSDGAYVWAVRDGKAVRVPVQIVERNTDSVLVNAKLTTADEVVTEGLHLVRPGAELNVANQGTAPAPPSSAEPATAAQGS from the coding sequence ATGGCAGCCTGGAGACAGTTAGCGCTCATCCTGATCGTATGTGTCGTAGCGGCGGGCCTTTGGGCCCGGTTCTATCCCGGAGCCGGCGATCAGCTCGACCGTTGGGGGGGCGACTGGCTTCCTTTTGAGACTGCCAAGGTTACGCAGGCTGGAGCCGGCGGGAAAAGAACAGGACGTGGCGGGCCGCGAGGCGTCGTGGCAACCGCTCCGGTCGTCGAGTTGACAATCAACGATCGACTTTCGGCAATCGGCACCGGCCGCGCCGCCCGCTCGGTGGAAGTCAGCCCCTTCAGCAGTGGTCGGCTAACCGACATACCGGTGAGATCCGGCGCGACTGTGACAAAAGGCCAAGTGCTTGCGAAGCTCGACTCCGATGCGGAGGAAATTGCTGCTGAACGGGCCGCGCTTGCGGTTCGCGACGCCGAAGCGCGTCTTGACCGGATGAAAGCCCTGCAAAGGACGAATACGGTGACGGCCGTGCAGGTAACCGATGCCGAGTTGGTCGTCGACAACGCCCGCCTGCAATTGCGTGAAGCCAAGCTCGCCCTGTCGCGACGTGCCATCGAAGCTCCGATCGCCGGGATTGTCGGAATTCTGCCGATTACCGCCGGCAATTACGTCACCACCCAGACTGTCATCGCGATGGTCGACGACCGTTCCGAAATCCTCGTCGATTTCTGGATACCGGAACGGTATGCCTCCGCTGTTGCCGTCGACATGCCGTTGGTGGCCACATCGGTCGCCCGTCCCGGTGAGACTTTCGAGGGAAAAATCAGCGCGATCGACAACCACATCGATTCCACAAGCCGCACCCTTCAAGTGCAGGCGACTCTGCCGAACGTAGCCGACCGGCTGAGGGCCGGCATGTCCTTCCTGGTCGAGATGCGCTTTCCCGGTGATCAATATCCGGCCGTCAGTCCGCTCGCGGTGCAGTGGGGATCCGACGGCGCCTACGTCTGGGCGGTCCGGGACGGCAAAGCCGTACGCGTGCCCGTACAGATCGTGGAGCGCAATACCGACAGCGTGCTCGTGAATGCCAAGCTAACCACCGCAGACGAGGTCGTTACCGAAGGCCTGCACCTCGTTCGCCCGGGCGCCGAGCTGAACGTCGCCAATCAGGGAACAGCTCCCGCTCCGCCCTCTTCCGCGGAACCGGCAACGGCGGCCCAGGGTTCGTAG
- a CDS encoding efflux RND transporter periplasmic adaptor subunit, giving the protein MRNGDSKPAGKRRFSRNVTRLGALLVLAVAAMNGLAQAEEFQVKPQTVTDTKTVYGTVQAAVDVPARARISGTLRDLSVDDGSYVKKGEKIAEIVDEKLTLQRRALDAKIAASQSSVDNIQLEYDRAQKLYERGTIAKSRIDQLETQLIVAQNTLKAAEAEKAVLEQQMTEGKVLAPSSGRVLDVPVTAGSFVMGGEVIATVAQEGFLLRIEVPERHARTMKVGDEVMLGAEPMKADGSSAVGHIVKVYPKISQGRVVADAEVPGLGDFFVGERIQVRIAVGERQAIIIPEEYISTRFGLDFVKLATEGGETLEIVVELGDHQTIDGKPYVEVLSGLKDGDRLVQP; this is encoded by the coding sequence ATGCGAAATGGCGATAGCAAACCGGCCGGGAAGCGCCGGTTTTCTCGGAATGTGACAAGGCTCGGAGCCCTGCTCGTCCTTGCGGTTGCCGCAATGAACGGCCTCGCGCAGGCTGAGGAATTCCAGGTCAAGCCCCAGACCGTGACCGACACCAAGACCGTTTACGGAACCGTGCAGGCAGCGGTCGATGTTCCGGCACGCGCGCGTATTTCAGGCACCCTGAGAGACCTGTCCGTCGATGATGGCAGTTACGTCAAGAAGGGCGAGAAAATTGCGGAGATCGTTGATGAGAAGCTGACCCTGCAACGGCGGGCGCTGGACGCGAAGATTGCCGCTTCGCAGTCGAGCGTCGATAACATCCAGCTTGAATACGATCGCGCGCAGAAACTCTACGAACGCGGGACGATCGCCAAGTCGCGCATCGATCAACTCGAAACCCAGCTGATCGTCGCACAGAATACGCTCAAGGCCGCTGAGGCAGAAAAGGCGGTCCTCGAACAGCAGATGACGGAGGGCAAGGTTCTCGCGCCGTCCTCCGGACGGGTTCTCGACGTGCCGGTGACCGCTGGCTCCTTCGTTATGGGTGGCGAGGTAATCGCGACCGTGGCCCAGGAGGGGTTTCTCCTGCGGATCGAGGTACCCGAGCGCCACGCCCGGACCATGAAGGTCGGCGACGAGGTGATGCTAGGCGCCGAGCCGATGAAGGCCGATGGATCGTCTGCGGTCGGCCATATCGTCAAGGTCTATCCGAAGATCAGCCAGGGCAGGGTTGTTGCCGATGCCGAAGTGCCGGGTCTCGGTGACTTCTTTGTCGGAGAGCGTATCCAGGTCCGCATAGCGGTCGGCGAACGACAGGCCATCATTATTCCTGAGGAATACATTTCCACCCGCTTCGGGCTCGACTTCGTCAAGTTGGCCACGGAAGGCGGAGAAACGCTGGAGATCGTCGTGGAACTCGGCGACCACCAGACCATTGACGGCAAGCCCTACGTCGAAGTCTTGAGCGGCCTGAAAGACGGCGACAGGCTGGTGCAGCCATGA
- a CDS encoding GNAT family protein: MTRDLSEDLTGWQVPAAPVDLCLTGNHAILKPMSAEAHAEPLLKAFQTDREGRIWDYLPYGPFDTLDEFEGWVRNFEGKNDPYFFAIERLDKKLVCGVASFLRISPKDGSIEVGHINFSPLLQKSVAATEAMYLMMKWAFEAGYRRYEWKCNALNAGSRRAAQRLGLSYEGIFRQATVVKGRNRDTAWFAAIDKEWPALSQAFETYLSPDNFRADGSQKVSLSSLTEPLLHMKDPMVSG; the protein is encoded by the coding sequence GTGACCAGGGATTTATCAGAAGACCTTACCGGCTGGCAGGTGCCGGCCGCTCCGGTTGATCTTTGTCTGACTGGCAACCATGCCATTCTGAAGCCAATGTCAGCAGAGGCGCATGCCGAACCGCTGCTCAAAGCCTTCCAGACCGATCGGGAAGGGCGCATCTGGGACTACCTGCCGTACGGTCCCTTCGACACCCTGGACGAATTCGAGGGCTGGGTGAGAAATTTCGAAGGAAAGAACGATCCCTATTTCTTCGCCATTGAACGCCTCGATAAGAAGCTCGTCTGCGGCGTCGCCAGTTTCCTGCGCATCAGCCCGAAAGACGGATCGATTGAGGTCGGCCACATCAATTTCTCGCCGCTTCTGCAGAAATCGGTGGCTGCGACCGAAGCCATGTATCTGATGATGAAATGGGCTTTCGAGGCCGGCTATCGGCGCTATGAATGGAAATGCAACGCGCTCAACGCGGGATCGCGGCGGGCGGCCCAGAGGCTCGGGCTATCTTATGAGGGCATTTTCAGGCAGGCGACGGTCGTAAAAGGGCGTAATCGGGATACCGCCTGGTTTGCGGCGATCGACAAGGAGTGGCCGGCTCTTTCCCAAGCATTCGAAACCTATCTCAGTCCCGACAATTTCCGGGCGGATGGCAGTCAGAAGGTATCGCTTTCCAGCCTCACCGAACCGCTGCTCCACATGAAAGACCCGATGGTCTCTGGCTGA
- a CDS encoding cation diffusion facilitator family transporter, whose product MAGHGSKKVIYAALAGNTLIAITKFAAAAYTGSSAMLSEGIHSMVDTGNQGLLLYGIKKSKQPADKQHPFGYGAELYFWSFVVAILIFAVGSGVSIYEGIHKVLDPHPVSDPYIAYIVLALAMVFEGGAWWIAYKEFNRARGSKGFARAMHDSKDPTVFTVLFEDTAAMLGLGVAFIGLLGAQFLNMPWLDGAASIAIGLILAGTAMLLAYETKGLLIGEGASSEIVNSIKSIVDAAPAVHSLNEIRTLHRGPQDILLALSLDFEDGINVGTVEDTIYALEIAIKKQNPAVTRLFIEVQAREHHAEMLKAELEQREAALPTSDT is encoded by the coding sequence ATGGCCGGACATGGCTCAAAAAAAGTGATTTATGCCGCGCTTGCCGGCAATACGCTTATTGCAATCACCAAGTTCGCGGCCGCCGCCTACACCGGCTCCTCTGCCATGTTGTCGGAAGGCATCCACTCCATGGTGGACACGGGCAACCAGGGCCTTTTGCTCTACGGCATCAAAAAGTCCAAACAACCGGCGGACAAGCAGCATCCCTTCGGCTATGGCGCGGAACTCTATTTCTGGTCCTTCGTGGTGGCTATCCTGATTTTTGCGGTCGGTTCCGGGGTATCGATCTATGAAGGCATTCACAAGGTCCTAGATCCCCATCCCGTCTCTGACCCTTACATTGCCTATATCGTCCTCGCCCTTGCGATGGTTTTCGAGGGAGGAGCCTGGTGGATCGCCTACAAGGAATTCAACCGGGCCCGCGGCTCGAAAGGTTTCGCAAGAGCCATGCACGATTCCAAGGACCCCACCGTGTTCACGGTGCTGTTCGAGGACACGGCCGCGATGCTTGGCCTGGGCGTTGCCTTCATCGGTCTGCTCGGAGCCCAGTTCCTGAACATGCCCTGGCTCGACGGCGCCGCCTCTATTGCCATCGGCCTGATCCTGGCCGGAACGGCAATGCTGCTTGCCTATGAGACCAAGGGCCTGCTGATCGGCGAAGGTGCGTCTTCCGAAATCGTCAACTCGATCAAGTCAATCGTCGATGCCGCTCCTGCCGTCCATTCCCTGAATGAGATCCGCACCCTGCATCGGGGGCCACAGGACATTCTGCTGGCGCTGTCGCTTGATTTCGAGGACGGCATCAATGTCGGGACAGTGGAAGACACGATCTACGCCCTGGAGATCGCGATCAAGAAGCAAAACCCCGCCGTGACCCGTCTGTTCATCGAGGTTCAGGCCAGGGAACACCACGCGGAAATGTTGAAGGCGGAACTGGAGCAGCGCGAGGCTGCACTGCCAACCAGCGACACCTAG
- a CDS encoding tetratricopeptide repeat protein: protein MTSSARRAFEHALSLEQAGDGEAALAAYLEALDLAPDDVEIAYRTATALLRAGMLEEAASQLRRIVFAEPSHTAARANLGNCQLLLGDLTNAELNFQEVLEDTPDNHNALFGLATVRLQQDKPQEALAPAQRLLDLLPNSAPAQTLYAQSRARDPQPSASIAAFRKALHIDPAYVPALTGLAEVLIRARRFKEAITLGKEAMALQPANADTYRIVASAHQAAGDFATARDVLLKALSLSPGDVDVLVRLSVAGRKLEDYAAALLHAWQAHSRQPASKEAGNALGSALAALGHPKDAKAVLTAIAQKRRLEPDVEGRISALCAEIEARERSGGAAAETVPAEPSAPDTDEEEKE, encoded by the coding sequence ATGACATCTTCGGCCAGGCGCGCCTTTGAACATGCATTGTCCCTGGAACAGGCCGGAGATGGCGAGGCCGCGCTAGCCGCTTATCTGGAAGCGCTCGATCTGGCGCCTGACGACGTCGAAATCGCCTACCGGACGGCAACCGCCCTGTTGCGTGCCGGTATGCTGGAAGAAGCGGCCTCCCAGCTCAGGCGAATCGTCTTCGCCGAACCGTCCCACACGGCGGCCCGGGCCAACCTCGGAAACTGCCAGCTCCTGCTCGGCGACCTGACCAATGCCGAGCTCAATTTCCAGGAAGTCCTGGAAGACACGCCAGACAATCACAACGCGCTTTTCGGCCTGGCGACCGTCCGGTTGCAACAAGACAAGCCGCAAGAAGCCCTCGCCCCTGCGCAACGGCTCCTCGACCTTCTTCCAAACAGTGCGCCTGCCCAGACGCTCTATGCCCAAAGTCGTGCCCGCGATCCGCAGCCGTCCGCGTCTATTGCAGCTTTCCGGAAAGCCCTTCACATCGATCCGGCCTATGTCCCGGCGCTCACCGGCCTGGCCGAAGTCCTGATCCGGGCGCGGCGTTTTAAGGAGGCCATTACGCTTGGAAAAGAAGCCATGGCGCTTCAGCCTGCCAATGCCGATACATACCGCATTGTCGCCAGCGCCCATCAAGCAGCCGGTGACTTTGCCACGGCACGCGACGTGCTTCTGAAGGCCCTGAGCCTGAGCCCGGGCGATGTCGATGTCCTTGTACGCCTGAGCGTCGCGGGTCGGAAGCTGGAGGATTACGCGGCTGCCCTGCTGCATGCCTGGCAAGCCCACTCCAGGCAACCGGCCAGCAAGGAGGCCGGGAATGCGCTGGGTTCTGCGCTAGCCGCCTTGGGGCACCCCAAGGATGCCAAGGCCGTCCTGACCGCGATCGCCCAGAAGCGCCGGCTGGAACCGGACGTCGAAGGCCGTATCTCGGCCCTGTGTGCAGAGATCGAAGCACGCGAGCGCAGCGGAGGGGCCGCAGCGGAGACCGTTCCGGCCGAACCATCCGCTCCGGACACAGACGAAGAAGAAAAGGAATAG